One window of the Oscillospiraceae bacterium genome contains the following:
- a CDS encoding DUF5067 domain-containing protein has translation MKKILCLLLAGFMLMTLAGCGATKTTNTGDTAQTEQMAAEQADPEILDTEKGTLRCLGVEKANSALSKESNVYLVKFEFTNKQKNPAECQDLFEINCFQNKVEVDELSNYYSDGGEHYELLGNYFKEAMTDGTITFLRGFILPDSTEITVSMKDKKNSELTTTVTLNLESNADRIETADSVGISVEQVVADLQGTWVYGNNPNSFVFEGDILTVGGRMKSTYTINTETSEIEATFDASDGEVSIAIPYKYENGELQVFNNSGEQLTKE, from the coding sequence ATGAAAAAAATTCTATGTTTATTATTGGCAGGTTTCATGCTGATGACACTTGCAGGTTGCGGAGCAACCAAAACAACCAATACCGGCGATACTGCTCAAACAGAGCAAATGGCAGCAGAACAAGCTGACCCGGAAATTCTTGATACCGAGAAAGGGACATTGCGTTGCTTAGGTGTTGAAAAAGCAAATTCCGCCTTATCGAAAGAAAGCAATGTTTATCTTGTAAAGTTTGAATTTACAAACAAACAAAAAAATCCGGCTGAGTGCCAGGATTTATTTGAAATTAACTGTTTTCAAAACAAAGTAGAAGTGGATGAGCTTTCCAACTATTATAGTGATGGCGGAGAACATTATGAGCTTTTGGGGAATTATTTTAAAGAGGCAATGACCGATGGTACCATTACCTTTTTAAGAGGTTTTATTTTGCCGGATTCTACAGAGATTACAGTTTCAATGAAAGATAAAAAGAATTCGGAGTTGACTACAACTGTCACCTTAAATCTTGAGTCTAATGCGGATAGAATCGAAACTGCTGATAGTGTAGGAATTTCAGTAGAACAGGTTGTTGCTGACCTTCAAGGCACATGGGTATACGGTAACAATCCCAACAGTTTTGTTTTTGAAGGTGATATCCTGACAGTGGGTGGACGGATGAAAAGTACATACACCATTAATACCGAAACATCTGAAATTGAAGCAACATTTGATGCGAGCGATGGAGAAGTTAGCATTGCCATTCCGTACAAATACGAAAACGGAGAATTGCAGGTGTTCAATAATAGTGGGGAGCAGCTCACAAAAGAATAA